The Prionailurus viverrinus isolate Anna chromosome B1, UM_Priviv_1.0, whole genome shotgun sequence genome includes the window TGTGTTTTCTCCCTTGCCAAGAGAAGCCTACCCTCTCTGCCCCTAGATTATATTTATGGTTCCTAGATTTTCTTACAcgattttatttaattacttattttacatttttaaccttTAATCTATCTAAATCCATCTAGGATTTATTTTTGGAGTTGGTATAAGATAAAGATctagctttattttcttccagatgcATAAACAGTTTGCCAGCTCCTTATATTAAATAATCCATCATTTTGCCACTAAATTGAAATGCCTCTCTTGTCATATATTAAAtcttcatttatatgtggatctatttctagATATTCTATTTCACGTATCTGTTTAGGCCTATTTCAATACTTACTGATTTGATTACAGTAGCTTTATAGGATTTTCAGATATCTGGTAAATCAGACTACACAAATGACTTTTGGGTAGTTATCAAATGCTTaggtaaatacattaaaaacctaTTTGCAGAAAGAAATGGGATGCAAGCAGAAACTAATGTACCAAATAAtacttgtataattaaaatatttttttcaaagtctttctTCCCAAGATCTATGTTTTATAGCAACGAATACGCAAGGAAAAGGTTTAGTGTGCTTATAAGATCTTGTACAAATTAGTTTGCTGTATTTTCAACCCCTAAATGCTGTACCGAGTTAATCATACTATTTCCTTGATTCACAGATTGATCCTTCAGAGGAATCGTCCCTGACTCCGTCCCTACACTGAGCTAAAACTGCTTCCCAGGTGGAACACTGTTCCGGGGAGAGCTCTGAGGATTTCCTGAAGAAGAATTCCATGGGGACTGTACCTGACCCTTTGAGATCAGCTAAAACTTCCTTGATCACAGCTTCTGGAAAAGAAGAGGATCTAGGAGAAgtgcagcctgcctcccctcgGTCTCCACCAGCCGTCTTGTGTGAGAACACCAATGGCCTTTCCAGCACTCCTGCAGAGCCAGACCTCAGCCCCAGTGCAGCTGCTGAGGTCCTGATGCAGGCCTTTGAGCATGAGACCACCCAGCCAGACATGTCTTCTCCTGGTGTCTTCAATGAGGTGGAAAAAGTGTCTCCTCCATGCAGTTCTGACAATACCCAGCTGCCAGGAAGCAGTGAGCCCACAGCACCAGCCCCATGTTCTGCAGCAGGAAAGGATCTCATAGATGAAGCATTTACAATGCCAGCCAACCAACACACCCACCAGGCGACCCCAAGTGACCAGCTCAATGCCAGCCCCTTATCAGGACCTGAAGATACTCTGCTGAAAACACAGAGAACCTCGGATGGGGAGATTCTTGAAAAACCTGAAAAGTCACATTGCCCTGTGGGAAGCACCCAGAGCAACAGCAAAGACCAAGTGccctgtgatttttcttctcagaaaACAATCCAGGGAATGCTGCAGACTGCAAATACAGCAGCCAAGGTGTTCAGTCACCCCTCGTCTCCTGTAGGCCAACCCAAAGGGGCAAGGCCAGGAGCCATATGCGACTCCCAGACAAGGTCCTCTGACTCTCCCGCAAAAGAAGGATGTTCAGGGAACAAACACACTTCAGCCACCACCTCAGACAGCCAGTCCGTGACTACTGTGACACCTCAACCACCCCACCTCACTAGCAAAGTCTCCACACGTCCTCCAGATCAGGTGTCAAGGTTCAAAGAAGCAAGTACAATGACCAACGAAGCTGCAAGTGAGGTCACGGAAGCTCCCGACAGGGCTCGGCAAGATGCTGGGGTGCAGGCAGTGGCAAGTGTGGAGAGCAGATCGGTCTCCACCAGCCCCAGCATCCTCGCTGCATTCTTAAAGGAAACCCCAATTCCTGAGCGTTTGGAACAAGAGCAGCTGCGTGTCATTTGCAATGGCAGCGGCAGTGGGAGCCACACGCTGGAGCTATCTGACAACATCCACTCCCCCCAAGGGCCAGGTCCGTGCCCCAGCATCATGCCAGAAGTGCACATCCAGGCAGCTGCCGCTGTTTCCACAGCTCTCCaaggggaatgcaaattggtgagCTTACCGAGTGAGGTCCTTAAGATCTCATCCATCACCGTGGCATCCGGTAATACTCAGGATCTGTGTAAGAAAGATACAGGGTCTGCGGGAATGACCCCAGCAAGGGAAGAGCCCACCTCTAAACAGCTTTCAGGTGTGAATTCCAGGTCCCTGAAAGCCAGCCCCACTGACCAGATTTCTTTCAGCGCGGGAAGTCAAACCGAAACAAATCATGAATTGAGGAAAGTTGAAACCAAGCCATCTGAGTTTGCAGTGAAAACCACAGATGGTCACGAAACAAACCCAGACTGCCAACTCTCTGACTCTTGTAGTCCTGCCAACAAAGCCGACCAGCTCGGGAGCCTGGATCCCACTGACAAAGGAGATGCAAGAGAGAAGCAGCCGGCATCTCCTCAGATAGTAAAACAAGAATGTAGAGGCACCGATATCCTTGATGCCAGGGCCAGGGCAGAGGCCAAAACCCTGCTGCTCAATCCTAAATCTCAAGAAAGTGGAGGCACTGGGTCAGCTGCTAGTCCTACGCCCTCCCCAGTGAGAAAGAACCAGGAGGGTACCCTGGAGGAAAATAGACAGACCAAGACAGCCACCAGCCTGAGTCTCCCATCCGATTCCATGGGTGACTCCAGTCCAGGTTCTGGCAAGAGGACCCCTTCTCGCCTGGTCAAAGCCAGTCCACGGCGGGCCAGCCGAGTCAGCGAGTTCCTCAAGGAGCAAAAGTTAAATGTGACCGCGGCTGCCGCCCAGGTGGGACTCAccccaggagagaagaaaaagcagcTGGGCGCCGACTCCAAGCTGCAGTTGAAACAGTCCAAGCGTGTCAGGGACGTCGTGTGGGATGAGCAGGGCATGACCTGGGAAGTGTATGGTGCCTCCCTGGACCCAGAGTCCCTGGGTATCGCAATCCAGAACCATCTACAAAGACAAATCAGGGAACATGAGAAATTAATCAAAGCTCAAAACAGCCAGACCCGGAGATCCATTTCCTCAGATACTTCTTCAAATAAAAAGCTCAAAGGAAGGCAGCACAGTGTTTTACAGTCCATGCTGCAGAACTTTCGACGCCCCAACTGCTGTGTTCGTCCTGCCCCTTCTTCTGTGCTAGACTGAAAGAGAATGTGTATGGGAACCCTTGTGTATATTTATGGTATTCCTAAGTGTCTCTATTTGTCAAAGCTTACttagttttggtttttggtttttggtttttggttttttttggagaGACCAGGAAGACAAGCAAGAATTAACTATTGGAAGTTGCTATTAAGAATTGTTGGGTCCTTTGATTGGGGctccataaataaaaatatcatttcaatttgaaagaacaaaagaaaagaagaaagctccACTGAAGGTTAATGACCCTAATTAAGAGGAAATAACATTCACTGGATTTTTTAATATGATGTTACTTATAGAACTAGCACTATCATTAAATACGTGTCACTTTGTATTACTGCCTCGACATATCACACTGTGGTGTTTCCACTAAAATCCCTGCTTAATATTAAAACTAGCAAAAATACTGTTATACTTTCTAGTCATATTGCAATAAGAATGCTATTACCACACAGAATTTAAGTAGACGATAAGAACTATAATGTAAAACTGTGAAATAAATTCGACTTGCTCTTCAGCCAGATGATATTAAGGAAAAGCATTTAAATGCATACAATaccaaatgaattaatatttgtcaACATCTGCAGATAACTGTTTTGGTAAACCTTGTTATATCGTCAATAAATGTAAGAAAGTTATGTTAGGAAAATTAGCTGAGCTTTTGAATATGAATACTGCCCACATAAAACTTGAATTTATATCTACAGATTTTCCTGCACTGAAGGCAAGGGGCATCTCTGATTCTGACGAGATGAAATTCCTATTTCTTTAGAGGAAGTACATGCAACTGAATTCTTGGAAAGAGTCATCAAGTTATTAAGTATACTAAAGTTTATGTAGTACAGGTGTTCTCCAAAAACATTCTGCTGAGTGTGTTAAGGTTTGAAACCTTAACACCTGAAAGGTGTTGAAACCTTTTCTGTgtcaaaaaaaaggaagtaacaaAAGCAATGGGTCTAATTTCAACTCCTATAAACAGGATGcagtttgtgttttccttttgacTTGCTTGTGCAGTAGCTTCTAATAGAAAATGTAGTGAACACCAAATAGAACACAAACTTCCTCATGTTTTTGTAGGTAGACTAATATCATCTAGTTGCTTAAATTTCTCATCTGTAGTAAAAAGGTAGCCTCTGTCAACTTACTGATTTTAACAGAAATACCATTGTGTCTCATCCTTcaaacccagtaaaaaaaaaaaaaaaaaaaatagaggcccTTACTAAAACCTGGTTTGAGCTTCCAGTGGGCTATAGATTTTGAAACCATAGGCACCTGTTTGAGCTCGGTGCTCACCTGCCTCCAGAAGAGGAGGTTTTCATTTGTACCCATGAGTGTCTTGCAGGGCACTGGGCTGGGATGACCAGTAGTGGCTTGAGAGTTGGAGGGGTGTGGAAAAGGGAGATGAGGCAGGGCCCTGGAAAAGTTTCCCCTCCTAGATTCATGTAGAGAGATTGCTCGTCTCCACCTTGCATTTAGAAAGTCAGATTGTTAAACGTGGAAGGGGTACTCCCTGGTTGCCTTCTCTGAGCTCATTCCTCTCGATGAGCCAGAAAAGAGCCTCTAtccatgtattctctctctctgatgatGCATAAATGGTGTTTGTGCAGCAAACTCAAAACCTCTGTTTTGGCttctatttttgttaattctCTTTTGCAGATTCTGAGCATATAGGGAAAAATCTTTTGTGCCTGAGCTTTAACACCACATGCTAAACGGAGCACAACCCAAATTAGTAAATAGCCCCTGGTTTCTTTGAAAGCAATAGGACTGTAGATGACAACTGCATAAATGGACTGCAGCCCCAGTACTCTTAGAGCCTAAGAATGGTAAAATCACAGTGGTTACATTTGGAGCCAccctttgaattttttaattaggcacattttcccatttcttaccAACTGGCCCCTATTAAGAATACTACCTACAGTAGAAATTGCCATCAGATTATCAATCAAATTACTGTTAAGGATCAGAGATGTAGTCTAAAACTCTCTCTTTGGCCTCGAATACCCGTTTGTAGCAGTGTTCGTGTGGCTTCTGTTGGAGATGATTTTGCCAGGGTGTCGTGTCCCTCCTACCCCTTCCTCACTGCCTGTCTCCCTCACACGTTGGCATACGTGCTGTGTACACACAGAGAACACCCTGTGTACACAGCAGCAGCTGTCAGCAGCGCCCACTCCAGATGGGTGGGCCCCAGGTAATCCTCTGCTGTGTAGGGGCCAGAACAGGCTGTTCCTGCATTAAAATAGGGGGAAAGGAAGAATTTCGCATCTGGTAGTAATATTTATTCTTATGAGGTTAGAGTAACCACGTGAATTAGAAATACTGAAATTAGAAAtgtataattatacatttataaattataaatgtaagcTTATAAATTGTAAATAGCTCAAGTTAAAAATGAGGCAGAGGCCTAAGAGAGTTGTAGACCTTTGTCGcacattaaattaaaagaaaatcacattaagTTACTTAAAACTAAATGTAGCATCGCGGTGTGCCTCTCATAGTAAAACTTAAGATCTGAGTTAgtaactttggttttctttggtaCTGGAACTAGCCTTTccttcttaatctttattttttttttttacttttcactttacTTCTGCCACACTCTAGAGCTTGTCACAAAATAGTATAAAACTTTTCTCATTTAGTTGTGTATTGAATCTTAAAGAAGGAACAGCTTTTCAAAACAGTAATGAAAAGACCACCGAGTGGGTAAATAATGAACCCTCCTGAAGACAAGCCATGCTTTTGCTTTATGACACTCCAAGTACTCACACCATAAAACCTTAACCTGAAAATTTTCCCTCACTTCGATCTGTGACAC containing:
- the GPRIN3 gene encoding G protein-regulated inducer of neurite outgrowth 3 — translated: MGTVPDPLRSAKTSLITASGKEEDLGEVQPASPRSPPAVLCENTNGLSSTPAEPDLSPSAAAEVLMQAFEHETTQPDMSSPGVFNEVEKVSPPCSSDNTQLPGSSEPTAPAPCSAAGKDLIDEAFTMPANQHTHQATPSDQLNASPLSGPEDTLLKTQRTSDGEILEKPEKSHCPVGSTQSNSKDQVPCDFSSQKTIQGMLQTANTAAKVFSHPSSPVGQPKGARPGAICDSQTRSSDSPAKEGCSGNKHTSATTSDSQSVTTVTPQPPHLTSKVSTRPPDQVSRFKEASTMTNEAASEVTEAPDRARQDAGVQAVASVESRSVSTSPSILAAFLKETPIPERLEQEQLRVICNGSGSGSHTLELSDNIHSPQGPGPCPSIMPEVHIQAAAAVSTALQGECKLVSLPSEVLKISSITVASGNTQDLCKKDTGSAGMTPAREEPTSKQLSGVNSRSLKASPTDQISFSAGSQTETNHELRKVETKPSEFAVKTTDGHETNPDCQLSDSCSPANKADQLGSLDPTDKGDAREKQPASPQIVKQECRGTDILDARARAEAKTLLLNPKSQESGGTGSAASPTPSPVRKNQEGTLEENRQTKTATSLSLPSDSMGDSSPGSGKRTPSRLVKASPRRASRVSEFLKEQKLNVTAAAAQVGLTPGEKKKQLGADSKLQLKQSKRVRDVVWDEQGMTWEVYGASLDPESLGIAIQNHLQRQIREHEKLIKAQNSQTRRSISSDTSSNKKLKGRQHSVLQSMLQNFRRPNCCVRPAPSSVLD